A genomic window from Candidatus Paceibacterota bacterium includes:
- a CDS encoding zf-TFIIB domain-containing protein, with product MKEEKLNPKTETKFKCPRCNIPLLGRLFHNIEVDNCPKCLGLWFEEDELRLAKDDKDRELRWLDINLWDEETQFRISSGIRLCPSCRVPLYEVRYGSSDVIIDVCSLCKGIWLDNGEFKGIIDWLKAKANREILDNYTENLLKEFGEIFVGPETTKEEILDFLMVLKLLNYKVLVKHPNLSRFFSDLPK from the coding sequence ATGAAAGAAGAAAAATTAAATCCAAAAACAGAAACCAAATTTAAATGCCCTAGGTGCAATATTCCTCTTTTAGGGCGCCTTTTTCATAATATTGAAGTTGATAATTGTCCCAAGTGCCTTGGCTTATGGTTTGAAGAAGACGAGCTTCGCCTTGCAAAGGATGATAAAGACAGGGAATTAAGATGGCTTGATATAAATCTCTGGGATGAAGAAACGCAATTTAGAATTTCTTCCGGAATACGGCTGTGCCCTTCCTGCAGAGTTCCTCTTTATGAAGTAAGGTATGGAAGTTCGGATGTCATAATAGATGTTTGTTCTTTATGCAAGGGAATATGGCTTGATAACGGAGAATTCAAAGGTATAATTGATTGGCTGAAAGCGAAAGCAAACAGGGAAATTCTTGATAATTATACTGAAAATCTATTAAAGGAATTCGGAGAAATATTTGTTGGTCCAGAAACGACAAAGGAGGAGATTCTTGATTTTTTAATGGTTTTAAAACTTTTGAATTATAAAGTTCTCGTAAAACACCCGAATCTTTCAAGATTCTTCTCCGATCTTCCAAAATAG
- a CDS encoding M48 family metallopeptidase, which yields MAANLYKQSEINIYKTWGYMTLFFIFVIAVGWIASYFFESYLILWIALIYSVLASFFGYWYSDKIVLKMVNAKMIEKNDNPELYLLVENLCIGAGLPLPKIYIIEENQPNAFATGRNPEHGVIAVTRGLIEVLDRSELEGVIAHELAHIGNRDALLQTIVVILFGVVVFTADIFIRSVFWGGISKRDEKGGGLIIIAAIFFAFFAGLCAQLMKLAISRKREYLADSSGALLTRYPEGLAKALIKISNNPSIMKKASNSTSHLFIINPFKGEEKKSFFHALFLTHPPVEKRVKALRGMNI from the coding sequence ATGGCGGCAAATCTTTATAAACAGTCGGAAATTAATATTTACAAAACTTGGGGGTACATGACATTGTTCTTCATTTTTGTCATTGCAGTAGGATGGATTGCTTCTTATTTTTTTGAAAGTTATTTGATTCTTTGGATTGCTTTAATATACAGCGTTTTGGCAAGTTTTTTCGGCTATTGGTATTCGGACAAAATTGTTCTTAAAATGGTAAATGCGAAGATGATTGAAAAAAATGATAATCCAGAACTTTATCTTCTGGTTGAAAATCTTTGCATCGGGGCAGGCCTTCCTCTCCCTAAAATTTATATCATAGAGGAAAACCAGCCCAATGCCTTTGCTACCGGAAGAAACCCGGAACATGGAGTTATAGCGGTGACAAGGGGCCTTATTGAGGTGCTTGATAGATCTGAGCTTGAGGGAGTTATAGCCCATGAGCTTGCTCATATTGGAAACAGAGATGCTCTTCTTCAGACGATTGTTGTTATTCTTTTCGGAGTTGTTGTTTTTACTGCCGATATTTTCATAAGGAGCGTTTTTTGGGGAGGAATTTCAAAAAGAGACGAAAAAGGAGGAGGGCTTATTATTATTGCCGCGATATTTTTCGCCTTTTTTGCCGGGCTTTGCGCTCAGCTTATGAAGCTTGCAATTTCAAGAAAAAGGGAATATCTTGCTGATTCTTCAGGAGCTCTTCTTACAAGATATCCGGAAGGACTGGCAAAAGCTCTTATTAAGATATCAAACAATCCTTCAATAATGAAAAAAGCGAGCAATTCCACCTCTCATCTTTTTATAATAAACCCTTTCAAGGGGGAAGAGAAAAAAAGCTTCTTCCATGCCTTGTTCTTAACTCATCCTCCTGTTGAAAAGAGAGTAAAGGCCTTACGGGGGATGAATATATAA
- a CDS encoding 8-oxo-dGTP diphosphatase, translating to MEDLRKATLLFLVKKSKGEVTDICLAMKKRGFGINRYNGVGGKVEEKETIKQAAIREAKEEINVFIKEMEKVAEISFYFPHNFLFNQAVHVYFSENWEGEPRESEEMRPEWFSVEKIPFKKMWPDDIFWLPEVLKGKLLRAMFVFKENDIVKEKEVNIVKSF from the coding sequence ATGGAAGATTTAAGAAAGGCCACTCTTTTATTTCTGGTTAAAAAATCAAAAGGAGAAGTAACCGATATTTGCCTCGCTATGAAAAAGCGCGGTTTTGGAATTAATAGATACAACGGAGTCGGAGGGAAAGTTGAAGAGAAAGAAACGATTAAGCAGGCAGCAATAAGGGAAGCGAAAGAGGAAATAAATGTTTTTATCAAAGAAATGGAAAAAGTTGCTGAAATTTCTTTTTATTTTCCTCATAATTTTTTATTTAATCAAGCCGTTCATGTATATTTTTCTGAAAATTGGGAAGGAGAGCCAAGAGAAAGCGAAGAAATGAGGCCGGAGTGGTTTTCAGTAGAAAAAATACCCTTCAAAAAAATGTGGCCGGATGATATTTTCTGGCTGCCGGAAGTTTTAAAAGGAAAATTACTCAGAGCAATGTTTGTTTTTAAAGAAAACGATATCGTAAAAGAAAAAGAGGTTAATATTGTCAAAAGTTTCTAA